The proteins below come from a single Bactrocera dorsalis isolate Fly_Bdor chromosome 5, ASM2337382v1, whole genome shotgun sequence genomic window:
- the LOC105229436 gene encoding semaphorin-5B isoform X1 produces the protein MLILKFHKMLRHLLTLLLLTALLCLQQCVNAYRHKAANYELLDNDSRFISYQDLMSTSKRFNDPNTTYYSQMLFDVARNQVIVGARDSIYRMSFDLEPLERAVWAAPPEQIGICQVKGQSERLCRNYVRVLQSYGENQLYACGTNAFQPQCSWRQMENLTIVAYDNGVGKCPFNPQSSITSLMSSTDKMFVATATDFSGGDPAILRTEVQPKKIFGYRHIVRTQQYNNNWLNNPHFVGSFEAGNFVYFLFREPAVEYSSWGKIIYSRIARVCKNDAGGDQILKNSWTSFVKARLNCSLPGEYPFYFDEIQGMTYSADEDVLYATFATPANSIHGSAVCSYNLTSINAAFDGPFRYQDSADSDWRIVDMPHRSQFQCETPAPDMRYKRLLESSKFQLMAHAVQPMTEQPLYYSKLERFKHISLDTLQTKTEKVHVLFVSTDDKRIKKLSVKHQLEERRAQTCLIEVWQSAEYNGADSDILKMEYLKVTESLYLGTEQALIRIPAQRCSRHVSQSSCLNAMDPYCGWNELIERCTPQELVQQLNKFWLQPDTLQCPILNAPIDGAWSTWSEWYNCKKHGDDDGNCMCRTRECNNPQPQNGGRSCDGITTEVTNCTVHGDWTNWSEWSACSQTCGIAVKTRRRTCGNPKPAHGGRTCVGDDHQEMYCRHLPPCPTPKLQAIDGGWGPWGVWSECSTQCGGGFRIRRRECNDPVPQNDGQECPGCAIDYEVCNVHACPEVKRLSSWTPWLVEYNDSRKSTETSGTFVERRFRYACRGSSTDVNSLRITLAKEETRTCHADGSCQRHHEVYGATVASAGSSSAVSEEREEHSEWGPCSASCGGGMQYRLRDGPGSGKHRGRHATQARVCNIQACEEAAVVPATNLNEVVQTHEWSCWTDWSPCSVTCGMGLRRRTRRCLGGHDKLCNGKAIEEEKCAMAPCTDFIGWSTWSPWSECSSEGIRIRHRKCMVDVPTGAECRGAEFEKTACVPSEYEALRLSSSASWPWIILLCSIIYVITIIATFYLTKRFIKPVDLALNKNNTPAAPSYDSYANQYSSLPTKDSLNLQIYEVRPKVKRQSSFNMCSPSPSKSCNTGTLTRNNMAHNHTPKVLAKTYNDCETGTLKRNSHQLNNYRSNIDDEKF, from the exons CGACTCAATTTATCGCATGTCCTTCGATTTGGAGCCACTGGAACGTGCCGTTTGGGCAGCGCCGCCCGAACAGATCGGCATTTGTCAGGTAAAAGGCCAGTCGGAGCGTTTGTGTCGCAACTATGTGCGCGTACTGCAGAGCTACGGTGAGAATCAATTGTACGCGTGTGGGACGAACGCCTTTCAGCCGCAATGTTCATGGCGCCAG ATGGAGAACCTTACCATTGTGGCCTATGATAACGGTGTGGGAAAGTGTCCCTTCAATCCGCAATCAAGCATCACGAGTCTAATGTCCAGCACGGATAAAATGTTTGTAGCCACCGCCACAGATTTCTCGGGTGGTGATCCGGCGATTTTGCGCACCGAAGTGCAGCCGAAGAAAATC TTCGGTTATCGCCACATTGTGCGCACGCAacagtacaacaacaattggCTGAACAATCCACATTTTGTGGGCAGCTTTGAGGCGGGCAACTTCGTTTATTTCCTCTTCCGCGAACCGGCTGTGGAGTATAGTAGCTGGGGCAAG ATTATCTACTCGCGCATTGCCAGAGTTTGCAAAAATGATGCTGGTGGCGatcaaattttgaagaatagTTGGACCTCCTTTGTTAAGGCGCGTTTGAATTGCTCGCTTCCCGGTGAATATCCATTTTACTTCGATGAAATACAGGGCATGACGTACTCGGCCGATGAGGATGTACTATATGCGACCTTTGCGACACCAGC CAATAGCATACACGGTTCAGCAGTCTGTTCCTACAATCTCACCTCTATAAATGCCGCATTTGATGGTCCGTTCCGTTATCAGGACTCCGCTGATTCCGATTGGCGCATCGTAGACATGCCACATCGCAGCCAGTTCCAGTGCGAGACGCCAGCGCCGGACATGCGCTACAAACGTCTGCTCGAGTCTTCGAAATTCCAACTGATGGCGCACGCCGTGCAACCGATGACCGAACAACCACTGTATTATTCCAAATTGGAACGCTTCAAGCACATTTCTTTGGACACGCTACAAACGAAAACCGAAAAGGTGCATGTGCTGTTCGTTTCGACCGATGACAAACGTATTAAGAAGCTTTCCGTCAAGCATCAGCTCGAGGAACGACGCGCGCAAACTTGTCTGATTGAAGTCTGGCAGTCGGCGGAGTATAATGGTGCGGACAgtgatattttgaaaatggaGTACTTGAAAGTTACAGAGTCGCTCTATCTTGGCACCGAACAGGCACTAATACGCATACCGGCACAACGTTGCAGTCGTCATGTGTCGCAGAGCAGCTGCTTAAACGCTATGGATCCTTATTGCGGTTGGAATGAGTTGATTGAGCGTTGCACGCCACAAGAGCTGGTACAACAATTGAATAAATTCTGGCTGCAACCGGACACTTTGCAATGTCCCATTTTAAATGCGCCCATCGATGGTGCTTGGTCCACGTGGTCGGAGTGGTACAATTGCAAGAAGCACGGCGATGATGATGGTAACTGTATGTGCCGCACGCGTGAATGCAACAATCCACAACCACAAAATGGAGGACGCAGCTGTGATGGCATCACCACGGAAGTAACAAACTGCACGGTGCATGGTGATTGGACTAACTGGTCGGAATGGTCTGCATGCTCACAAACTTGTGGTATCGCAGTTAAAACACGTCGACGCACGTGCGGCAACCCAAAGCCAGCGCATGGCGGACGCACTTGTGTCGGTGATGATCATCAAGAAATGTATTGCCGCCATTTGCCACCTTGTCCCACGCCCAAGCTGCAAGCCATCGACGGCGGCTGGGGTCCATGGGGCGTGTGGAGCGAATGCAGCACACAATGCGGTGGCGGTTTTCGCATACGGCGCCGTGAATGCAACGATCCGGTGCCACAGAACGATGGACAGGAGTGTCCTGGCTGTGCTATCGACTACGAAGTCTGCAATGTGCATGCCTGCCCCGAAGTGAAGAGGTTAAGTTCGTGGACACCTTGGTTGGTGGAATACAATGACAGCCGCAAAAGCACCGAAACAAGTGGCACATTTGTGGAGCGCCGCTTTAGGTACGCCTGTCGTGGCAGCAGCACAGATGTGAATAGTTTGCGCATAACATTGGCTAAGGAAGAGACGCGCACTTGTCATGCGGACGGTAGTTGTCAGCGTCATCATGAAGTTTATGGCGCAACTGTAGCGTCAGCGGGCAGCTCGTCTGCAGTATCCGAAGAACGTGAAGAGCATAGTGAATGGGGTCCTTGCAGCGCCAGCTGTGGCGGTGGCATGCAATATCGTTTACGCGATGGCCCCGGCAGTGGCAAGCATCGTGGACGTCATGCCACACAGGCACGCGTCTGCAATATACAAGCCTGTGAAGAGGCGGCGGTGGTGCCAGCGACGAACCTCAATGAAGTGGTGCAGACACATGAATGGAGTTGCTGGACGGATTGGTCACCTTGTTCGGTTACATGCGGCATGGGTTTGAGGCGACGCACTCGCCGCTGCTTAGGCGGACACGATAAACTATGCAACGGCAAAGCGATCGAGGAGGAAAAGTGCGCCATGGCACCTTGTACCG ACTTTATTGGCTGGAGCACGTGGAGTCCTTGGTCGGAATGCTCCAGTGAGGGCATACGCATCAGACATCGTAAGTGTATGGTGGATGTACCAACAGGGGCCGAGTGCCGTGGTGCGGAATTCGAGAAGACCGCTTGTGTGCCGAGCGAATATGAAG CCTTACGCCTTAGCTCCAGCGCCTCCTGGCCCTGGATCATATTACTCTGTTCCATAATCTACGTCATCACTATAATCGCTACATTCTATCTGACTAAACGTTTCATAAAACCCGTCGATTTGGCGTTGAATAAGAATAACACGCCGGCAGCGCCTAGCTATGACTCCTATGCCAATCAGTATTCCAGCCTACCCACAAAAGAT TCTCTAAATTTGCAGATCTACGAGGTGCGCCCGAAAGTGAAGCGACAGTCCAGTTTCAATATGTGCTCACCATCGCCGTCGAAGAGCTGCAACACGGGCACGCTGACGCGCAACAATATGGCGCACAATCACACGCCCAAAGTACTGGCGAAGACCTACAATGACTGCGAGACGGGCACGCTTAAGCGGAACTCGCATCAGCTGAATAACTATCGCTCGAATATCGACGACGAGAAGTTCTAG
- the LOC105229436 gene encoding semaphorin-5B isoform X2 — protein MLILKFHKMLRHLLTLLLLTALLCLQQCVNAYRHKAANYELLDNDSRFISYQDLMSTSKRFNDPNTTYYSQMLFDVARNQVIVGARDSIYRMSFDLEPLERAVWAAPPEQIGICQVKGQSERLCRNYVRVLQSYGENQLYACGTNAFQPQCSWRQMENLTIVAYDNGVGKCPFNPQSSITSLMSSTDKMFVATATDFSGGDPAILRTEVQPKKIFGYRHIVRTQQYNNNWLNNPHFVGSFEAGNFVYFLFREPAVEYSSWGKIIYSRIARVCKNDAGGDQILKNSWTSFVKARLNCSLPGEYPFYFDEIQGMTYSADEDVLYATFATPANSIHGSAVCSYNLTSINAAFDGPFRYQDSADSDWRIVDMPHRSQFQCETPAPDMRYKRLLESSKFQLMAHAVQPMTEQPLYYSKLERFKHISLDTLQTKTEKVHVLFVSTDDKRIKKLSVKHQLEERRAQTCLIEVWQSAEYNGADSDILKMEYLKVTESLYLGTEQALIRIPAQRCSRHVSQSSCLNAMDPYCGWNELIERCTPQELVQQLNKFWLQPDTLQCPILNAPIDGAWSTWSEWYNCKKHGDDDGNCMCRTRECNNPQPQNGGRSCDGITTEVTNCTVHGDWTNWSEWSACSQTCGIAVKTRRRTCGNPKPAHGGRTCVGDDHQEMYCRHLPPCPTPKLQAIDGGWGPWGVWSECSTQCGGGFRIRRRECNDPVPQNDGQECPGCAIDYEVCNVHACPEVKRLSSWTPWLVEYNDSRKSTETSGTFVERRFRYACRGSSTDVNSLRITLAKEETRTCHADGSCQRHHEVYGATVASAGSSSAVSEEREEHSEWGPCSASCGGGMQYRLRDGPGSGKHRGRHATQARVCNIQACEEAAVVPATNLNEVVQTHEWSCWTDWSPCSVTCGMGLRRRTRRCLGGHDKLCNGKAIEEEKCAMAPCTDFIGWSTWSPWSECSSEGIRIRHRKCMVDVPTGAECRGAEFEKTACVPSEYEALRLSSSASWPWIILLCSIIYVITIIATFYLTKRFIKPVDLALNKNNTPAAPSYDSYANQYSSLPTKDIYEVRPKVKRQSSFNMCSPSPSKSCNTGTLTRNNMAHNHTPKVLAKTYNDCETGTLKRNSHQLNNYRSNIDDEKF, from the exons CGACTCAATTTATCGCATGTCCTTCGATTTGGAGCCACTGGAACGTGCCGTTTGGGCAGCGCCGCCCGAACAGATCGGCATTTGTCAGGTAAAAGGCCAGTCGGAGCGTTTGTGTCGCAACTATGTGCGCGTACTGCAGAGCTACGGTGAGAATCAATTGTACGCGTGTGGGACGAACGCCTTTCAGCCGCAATGTTCATGGCGCCAG ATGGAGAACCTTACCATTGTGGCCTATGATAACGGTGTGGGAAAGTGTCCCTTCAATCCGCAATCAAGCATCACGAGTCTAATGTCCAGCACGGATAAAATGTTTGTAGCCACCGCCACAGATTTCTCGGGTGGTGATCCGGCGATTTTGCGCACCGAAGTGCAGCCGAAGAAAATC TTCGGTTATCGCCACATTGTGCGCACGCAacagtacaacaacaattggCTGAACAATCCACATTTTGTGGGCAGCTTTGAGGCGGGCAACTTCGTTTATTTCCTCTTCCGCGAACCGGCTGTGGAGTATAGTAGCTGGGGCAAG ATTATCTACTCGCGCATTGCCAGAGTTTGCAAAAATGATGCTGGTGGCGatcaaattttgaagaatagTTGGACCTCCTTTGTTAAGGCGCGTTTGAATTGCTCGCTTCCCGGTGAATATCCATTTTACTTCGATGAAATACAGGGCATGACGTACTCGGCCGATGAGGATGTACTATATGCGACCTTTGCGACACCAGC CAATAGCATACACGGTTCAGCAGTCTGTTCCTACAATCTCACCTCTATAAATGCCGCATTTGATGGTCCGTTCCGTTATCAGGACTCCGCTGATTCCGATTGGCGCATCGTAGACATGCCACATCGCAGCCAGTTCCAGTGCGAGACGCCAGCGCCGGACATGCGCTACAAACGTCTGCTCGAGTCTTCGAAATTCCAACTGATGGCGCACGCCGTGCAACCGATGACCGAACAACCACTGTATTATTCCAAATTGGAACGCTTCAAGCACATTTCTTTGGACACGCTACAAACGAAAACCGAAAAGGTGCATGTGCTGTTCGTTTCGACCGATGACAAACGTATTAAGAAGCTTTCCGTCAAGCATCAGCTCGAGGAACGACGCGCGCAAACTTGTCTGATTGAAGTCTGGCAGTCGGCGGAGTATAATGGTGCGGACAgtgatattttgaaaatggaGTACTTGAAAGTTACAGAGTCGCTCTATCTTGGCACCGAACAGGCACTAATACGCATACCGGCACAACGTTGCAGTCGTCATGTGTCGCAGAGCAGCTGCTTAAACGCTATGGATCCTTATTGCGGTTGGAATGAGTTGATTGAGCGTTGCACGCCACAAGAGCTGGTACAACAATTGAATAAATTCTGGCTGCAACCGGACACTTTGCAATGTCCCATTTTAAATGCGCCCATCGATGGTGCTTGGTCCACGTGGTCGGAGTGGTACAATTGCAAGAAGCACGGCGATGATGATGGTAACTGTATGTGCCGCACGCGTGAATGCAACAATCCACAACCACAAAATGGAGGACGCAGCTGTGATGGCATCACCACGGAAGTAACAAACTGCACGGTGCATGGTGATTGGACTAACTGGTCGGAATGGTCTGCATGCTCACAAACTTGTGGTATCGCAGTTAAAACACGTCGACGCACGTGCGGCAACCCAAAGCCAGCGCATGGCGGACGCACTTGTGTCGGTGATGATCATCAAGAAATGTATTGCCGCCATTTGCCACCTTGTCCCACGCCCAAGCTGCAAGCCATCGACGGCGGCTGGGGTCCATGGGGCGTGTGGAGCGAATGCAGCACACAATGCGGTGGCGGTTTTCGCATACGGCGCCGTGAATGCAACGATCCGGTGCCACAGAACGATGGACAGGAGTGTCCTGGCTGTGCTATCGACTACGAAGTCTGCAATGTGCATGCCTGCCCCGAAGTGAAGAGGTTAAGTTCGTGGACACCTTGGTTGGTGGAATACAATGACAGCCGCAAAAGCACCGAAACAAGTGGCACATTTGTGGAGCGCCGCTTTAGGTACGCCTGTCGTGGCAGCAGCACAGATGTGAATAGTTTGCGCATAACATTGGCTAAGGAAGAGACGCGCACTTGTCATGCGGACGGTAGTTGTCAGCGTCATCATGAAGTTTATGGCGCAACTGTAGCGTCAGCGGGCAGCTCGTCTGCAGTATCCGAAGAACGTGAAGAGCATAGTGAATGGGGTCCTTGCAGCGCCAGCTGTGGCGGTGGCATGCAATATCGTTTACGCGATGGCCCCGGCAGTGGCAAGCATCGTGGACGTCATGCCACACAGGCACGCGTCTGCAATATACAAGCCTGTGAAGAGGCGGCGGTGGTGCCAGCGACGAACCTCAATGAAGTGGTGCAGACACATGAATGGAGTTGCTGGACGGATTGGTCACCTTGTTCGGTTACATGCGGCATGGGTTTGAGGCGACGCACTCGCCGCTGCTTAGGCGGACACGATAAACTATGCAACGGCAAAGCGATCGAGGAGGAAAAGTGCGCCATGGCACCTTGTACCG ACTTTATTGGCTGGAGCACGTGGAGTCCTTGGTCGGAATGCTCCAGTGAGGGCATACGCATCAGACATCGTAAGTGTATGGTGGATGTACCAACAGGGGCCGAGTGCCGTGGTGCGGAATTCGAGAAGACCGCTTGTGTGCCGAGCGAATATGAAG CCTTACGCCTTAGCTCCAGCGCCTCCTGGCCCTGGATCATATTACTCTGTTCCATAATCTACGTCATCACTATAATCGCTACATTCTATCTGACTAAACGTTTCATAAAACCCGTCGATTTGGCGTTGAATAAGAATAACACGCCGGCAGCGCCTAGCTATGACTCCTATGCCAATCAGTATTCCAGCCTACCCACAAAAGAT ATCTACGAGGTGCGCCCGAAAGTGAAGCGACAGTCCAGTTTCAATATGTGCTCACCATCGCCGTCGAAGAGCTGCAACACGGGCACGCTGACGCGCAACAATATGGCGCACAATCACACGCCCAAAGTACTGGCGAAGACCTACAATGACTGCGAGACGGGCACGCTTAAGCGGAACTCGCATCAGCTGAATAACTATCGCTCGAATATCGACGACGAGAAGTTCTAG